A genomic region of Mustela erminea isolate mMusErm1 chromosome 12, mMusErm1.Pri, whole genome shotgun sequence contains the following coding sequences:
- the CREB3 gene encoding cyclic AMP-responsive element-binding protein 3 isoform X2, producing MELALDLGDQDLLDFLLEESGDLGAEQPLSETLSEWEAEDFLSSLLSPAASLSDFSSSDSCLVLHDHTYSLSQQHVSIDLDGGNYGKEGAQTTPLRVEEPAEQEIARLILTDEEKRLLEKEGLTLHGTLPLTKMEEQVLTRVRRKIRNKKSAQESRRKKKVYLGGLESRVLKYTAQNLELQNKVQLLEEQNLSLLDQLRRLQAMVVQISNKTSSTSTCVLVLLFSFCLIIVPAMYSSDTRGSPLAERGVLSRQLRALPSEDPRQLELPALQSEAPKDSSDQELQAPGNSCCLIFHMPQTPGAESPLKLPLPVPSSESPCPGPVLPLHANFTRGRGWLPPHSPTSVILQGRYSG from the exons ATGGAACTGGCCTTGGACTTGGGTGACCAGGACCTGCTGGACTTCCTGCTAGAGGAAAGCGGAGATTTGGGGGCCGAGCAGCCACTTTCCGAG ACGCTGAGTGAATGGGAGGCAGAGGATTTCCTGAGTTCCCTGCTGAGTCCCGCCGCATCGTTGAGCGACTTTAGCTCCTCTGATTCTTGTCTTGTTCTCCATGATCACACGTACTCTCTCTCACAGCAGCATGTCTCCATAGATCTAG ATGGTGGGAACTATGGAAAAGAGGGGGCCCAGACGACTCCACTGCGTGTGGAGGAGCCTGCAGAGCAG GAAATTGCTAGGCTGATACTGACAGATGAGGAGAAGAGGCTGTTGGAGAAAGAGGGGCTTACTCTGCATGGGACACTTCCTCTTACTAAG ATGGAGGAACAAGTTCTGACACGAGTGCGGaggaaaattagaaacaaaaagtcTGCTCAAGAGAGCCGCAGGAAGAAGAAGGTGTATTTGGGAGGTTTAGAGAGCAG GGTCTTGAAATATACAGCCCAGAATCTGGAGCTACAGAACAAAGTACAGCTCCTAGAGGAACAGAATTT GTCCCTTCTGGACCAGCTGAGGAGACTTCAGGCCATGGTGGTTCAGATATCAAACAAAACGAGCAGTACCAGCACCTGTGTCTTG gttctcctcttctccttctgtctgatCATCGTACCTGCTATGTATTCCTCTGACACAAGGGGGAGCCCGCTGGCTGAGCGTGGAG TGTTGTCCCGCCAGCTTCGTGCCCTCCCCAGTGAGGATCCCCGCCAGCTGGAGCTGCCTGCCCTGCAGTCAGAGGCACCGAAGGACAGCTCAGACCAGGAGCTCCAGGCTCCTGGCAACTCTTGCTGCCTGATCTTCCACATGCCTCAGACTCCTGGTGCTGAGTCTCCCCTGAAGCTACctcttcctgtcccttcctcaGAGTCCCCCTGCCCAGGTCCCGTCCTTCCCCTGCATGCAAATTTCACAAGAGGTAGGGGATGGCTCCCTCCTCATAGCCCCACATCTGTTATCTTACAGGGCAGATACTCAGGCTAG
- the CREB3 gene encoding cyclic AMP-responsive element-binding protein 3 isoform X1 produces the protein MELALDLGDQDLLDFLLEESGDLGAEQPLSETLSEWEAEDFLSSLLSPAASLSDFSSSDSCLVLHDHTYSLSQQHVSIDLGESQISEVWWEERLVGLAIYTFPFADGGNYGKEGAQTTPLRVEEPAEQEIARLILTDEEKRLLEKEGLTLHGTLPLTKMEEQVLTRVRRKIRNKKSAQESRRKKKVYLGGLESRVLKYTAQNLELQNKVQLLEEQNLSLLDQLRRLQAMVVQISNKTSSTSTCVLVLLFSFCLIIVPAMYSSDTRGSPLAERGVLSRQLRALPSEDPRQLELPALQSEAPKDSSDQELQAPGNSCCLIFHMPQTPGAESPLKLPLPVPSSESPCPGPVLPLHANFTRGRGWLPPHSPTSVILQGRYSG, from the exons ATGGAACTGGCCTTGGACTTGGGTGACCAGGACCTGCTGGACTTCCTGCTAGAGGAAAGCGGAGATTTGGGGGCCGAGCAGCCACTTTCCGAG ACGCTGAGTGAATGGGAGGCAGAGGATTTCCTGAGTTCCCTGCTGAGTCCCGCCGCATCGTTGAGCGACTTTAGCTCCTCTGATTCTTGTCTTGTTCTCCATGATCACACGTACTCTCTCTCACAGCAGCATGTCTCCATAGATCTAGGTGAGTCTCAAATAAGTGAGGTTTGGTGGGAGGAGAGACTTGTGGGCCTGGCTATTTATACTTTCCCTTTTGCAGATGGTGGGAACTATGGAAAAGAGGGGGCCCAGACGACTCCACTGCGTGTGGAGGAGCCTGCAGAGCAG GAAATTGCTAGGCTGATACTGACAGATGAGGAGAAGAGGCTGTTGGAGAAAGAGGGGCTTACTCTGCATGGGACACTTCCTCTTACTAAG ATGGAGGAACAAGTTCTGACACGAGTGCGGaggaaaattagaaacaaaaagtcTGCTCAAGAGAGCCGCAGGAAGAAGAAGGTGTATTTGGGAGGTTTAGAGAGCAG GGTCTTGAAATATACAGCCCAGAATCTGGAGCTACAGAACAAAGTACAGCTCCTAGAGGAACAGAATTT GTCCCTTCTGGACCAGCTGAGGAGACTTCAGGCCATGGTGGTTCAGATATCAAACAAAACGAGCAGTACCAGCACCTGTGTCTTG gttctcctcttctccttctgtctgatCATCGTACCTGCTATGTATTCCTCTGACACAAGGGGGAGCCCGCTGGCTGAGCGTGGAG TGTTGTCCCGCCAGCTTCGTGCCCTCCCCAGTGAGGATCCCCGCCAGCTGGAGCTGCCTGCCCTGCAGTCAGAGGCACCGAAGGACAGCTCAGACCAGGAGCTCCAGGCTCCTGGCAACTCTTGCTGCCTGATCTTCCACATGCCTCAGACTCCTGGTGCTGAGTCTCCCCTGAAGCTACctcttcctgtcccttcctcaGAGTCCCCCTGCCCAGGTCCCGTCCTTCCCCTGCATGCAAATTTCACAAGAGGTAGGGGATGGCTCCCTCCTCATAGCCCCACATCTGTTATCTTACAGGGCAGATACTCAGGCTAG